From a single Fusobacterium pseudoperiodonticum genomic region:
- a CDS encoding DJ-1 family glyoxalase III: MKTYIFLANGFEILETFSPVDVLKRCGAEVITVSTEKDLFVSSSQNNIVKADVMLNEIDYKDADLVVIPGGYPGYVNLRENKEVVDIVKYFLENDKYVASICGGPTIFSHNKIANGAKITAHSSVRKEIEENHIYVDVPTHVDGKIITGVGAGLALNFAFKIAEQFFTKEKIEEVKKGMELI, translated from the coding sequence ATGAAAACTTATATTTTTTTAGCAAATGGTTTTGAAATTTTAGAAACTTTTTCTCCAGTTGATGTGTTAAAAAGATGTGGAGCTGAAGTTATAACTGTTTCTACTGAAAAAGATCTATTTGTTTCAAGCTCACAAAATAATATAGTTAAAGCTGATGTTATGTTAAATGAAATTGACTATAAAGATGCTGACTTGGTTGTAATTCCTGGAGGATATCCTGGTTATGTTAATTTGAGAGAAAATAAAGAAGTGGTCGATATAGTTAAATATTTCTTAGAAAACGATAAATATGTAGCCTCAATTTGTGGAGGACCAACTATTTTTTCACATAATAAAATAGCAAACGGAGCAAAGATAACTGCTCATTCATCTGTTAGAAAAGAAATAGAAGAAAATCATATCTATGTTGATGTTCCTACACATGTAGATGGGAAGATTATTACAGGAGTTGGAGCAGGATTAGCATTGAATTTTGCTTTTAAAATTGCTGAACAATTTTTCACAAAAGAAAAGATTGAAGAAGTAAAAAAAGGAATGGAATTAATTTAA
- a CDS encoding methionine ABC transporter permease, translated as MDISSLIEPLFENFENPIISMLAVSTVETLYMVFLSTLFSLLLGFPIGVLLVITKEGGIYEMKKFNAILGVIINALRSFPFIILMIILFPLSRFVVGTTIGATAAVVPLSIGAAPFVARIVEGALLEVDPGLVEASQSMGASNSKIIFKVMLPECYPTLVHGIVVTIISLIGYSAMAGTIGAGGLGDLAIRFGYLRFKLDIMIYAIIIIIILVQIIQSVGNYIVNRRLKKIGK; from the coding sequence ATGGATATTAGTTCTTTAATCGAACCTCTTTTTGAGAACTTTGAAAACCCAATCATAAGTATGTTAGCAGTTTCAACAGTTGAAACTCTATATATGGTTTTTCTTTCAACACTGTTTTCATTACTTTTAGGTTTTCCAATAGGAGTTTTACTTGTTATAACAAAAGAAGGTGGCATATATGAAATGAAAAAATTCAATGCTATCTTAGGAGTTATAATAAATGCTTTAAGATCCTTTCCTTTCATAATCTTGATGATAATTTTATTTCCTTTATCAAGATTTGTGGTTGGAACAACAATAGGAGCTACAGCAGCTGTTGTACCTTTATCAATAGGAGCTGCACCCTTTGTGGCTAGAATAGTTGAAGGAGCTTTACTTGAAGTAGATCCTGGACTTGTAGAAGCCAGTCAAAGTATGGGAGCTAGTAACTCAAAAATTATCTTTAAGGTTATGTTACCTGAATGTTATCCAACTTTAGTTCACGGTATTGTTGTAACAATAATCAGCTTAATTGGTTACTCTGCAATGGCAGGAACAATAGGGGCTGGAGGACTTGGAGACTTAGCTATAAGATTTGGTTATTTAAGATTTAAGTTAGACATAATGATTTATGCAATAATTATAATTATCATCTTGGTTCAAATTATACAATCAGTTGGTAATTACATTGTAAATAGAAGATTAAAAAAGATAGGAAAATAA
- a CDS encoding ABC transporter permease has translation MKNKSEYIKFILPLLIIFFWFIFTYTGKVPPTSLPSLSAVKDTFIEMLKSGQLSNDLSLSLRRVLAGFFISSILGISLGIFMGISSKAKEFFQLTLTAIRQIPMIAWIPLIILWAGIGEVSKIVVILFAATFPIVVNTMGGVDSTSETYLEVAKMYGLSKKDTFFKVYLPSALPNIFTGLRLGLGASWMAVVASELIASSSGIGYRLNDARSLMRSDVVIVCMIIIGLVGLLMDKLIVLISHELTPWKKN, from the coding sequence ATGAAAAATAAAAGTGAATATATAAAATTTATCTTACCTCTGTTGATAATCTTTTTTTGGTTTATATTCACCTATACTGGAAAAGTTCCACCTACATCTCTACCTAGTTTGAGTGCAGTAAAGGATACTTTTATAGAGATGTTAAAATCAGGACAATTATCTAATGACTTAAGTCTAAGTTTACGTCGTGTTCTTGCTGGTTTCTTTATTTCTAGTATATTAGGAATTTCTTTGGGGATATTCATGGGAATATCCTCAAAAGCAAAAGAATTTTTTCAATTGACATTGACAGCAATAAGACAGATACCTATGATTGCTTGGATACCTCTTATTATCCTATGGGCTGGTATAGGAGAAGTTTCAAAAATTGTAGTAATATTATTTGCAGCAACTTTCCCAATAGTAGTAAATACTATGGGTGGAGTAGACTCAACTTCTGAAACATATCTTGAAGTTGCAAAGATGTATGGCTTAAGCAAAAAGGATACTTTCTTTAAAGTTTATCTTCCTTCAGCCTTGCCAAATATTTTTACAGGCCTTCGTTTAGGTTTAGGAGCTTCTTGGATGGCAGTCGTTGCCTCAGAACTTATAGCTTCATCTTCAGGTATAGGATATAGATTAAATGATGCTAGAAGTTTAATGAGATCAGATGTTGTTATAGTGTGTATGATAATTATTGGGCTTGTTGGACTTTTAATGGATAAATTGATAGTGTTAATATCTCATGAATTAACACCTTGGAAAAAGAATTAG
- a CDS encoding DMT family transporter: MDKKSYFGDLMLFLAAFIWGTAFVAQVTGMDKIGPFTFNMARSIVAVICLGAYLIFTKAKIPENKSFLLKGGLICGFFIFTGTSLQQIGLQYTTAGKTGFITSFYILILPFITMIFLKHKIDVLTWISIVIGFIGLYLLAIPSLSGFSMNKGDFIVFLGSFCWAGHILVIDYYSKKVNPVELSFLQFFVLTILSGICAFIFESETATVSNIFASWKSVMYAGFFSSGVAYTLQMVGQKYTKPVVASLILSLEAVFAALAGYLILDEVMTSREFLGCFIVFSAMIFSQIPKDIFKKKYIGLK, translated from the coding sequence ATGGATAAAAAAAGTTATTTTGGAGATTTAATGTTATTCTTAGCAGCATTTATATGGGGAACTGCCTTTGTTGCTCAAGTTACTGGTATGGATAAGATAGGACCTTTTACTTTTAATATGGCTCGTTCTATAGTTGCAGTAATATGTCTAGGAGCTTATTTAATTTTTACTAAGGCAAAGATACCAGAAAATAAGAGTTTTTTATTAAAGGGAGGTCTAATTTGTGGATTTTTTATATTTACAGGAACTTCTCTACAACAAATCGGTCTCCAATATACAACTGCAGGAAAAACAGGATTTATAACGTCATTCTATATTTTAATTCTTCCTTTTATAACTATGATTTTTCTAAAACATAAAATAGATGTATTGACTTGGATAAGTATAGTTATAGGTTTTATTGGACTATATTTATTAGCTATACCAAGTTTAAGTGGTTTTTCAATGAATAAAGGAGATTTTATAGTCTTTCTTGGTTCTTTTTGTTGGGCAGGGCATATTTTAGTTATAGATTACTATTCTAAAAAAGTTAATCCAGTCGAATTATCATTTTTACAATTTTTTGTATTAACTATTTTATCAGGAATTTGTGCTTTTATTTTTGAAAGTGAAACTGCAACAGTAAGTAATATTTTTGCTTCTTGGAAGTCTGTTATGTATGCAGGATTCTTCTCTTCAGGAGTAGCTTATACTTTACAAATGGTAGGACAAAAGTATACAAAACCTGTAGTTGCATCACTGATTTTGAGTTTAGAAGCTGTTTTTGCCGCACTTGCTGGTTATTTGATACTTGATGAAGTTATGACATCTAGAGAATTTTTAGGATGCTTTATTGTATTCTCAGCTATGATATTCTCACAAATACCTAAGGATATATTTAAGAAAAAATATATAGGTTTAAAGTAA
- a CDS encoding aryl-sulfate sulfotransferase, producing MGLPSIYPTGVTIYNPEKCWNGYNLVQTIESGALLFDMNGNEVRRWDQFHGFPNKLLPNGNLIGYSGDRNPKYGMQDGLDLVQIDYDGNIVWKFEKFEFVEDEGEEPRWMARTHHDYQREGNPVGYYVPGQIPEVNKGNTLILAHQTLYNKKISDKKLLDDVFYEVDWEGNILWQWNANEHFEEIGFSEDAKKTLYENPNVRAADGGVGDWLHINCMSYLGPNKHYDNGDERFHPENIIFDSREANFIAIISKKTGKIVWKIGPNWNDDDVKHIDFIIGPHHAHLIPQGLPGAGNILVFDNGGWGGYGLPNPSSKNGLKNALRDYSRVLEIDPITLEIVWEFTPESIKAAIPTDAAKFYSPYVSSAQRLPNGNTLIDEGSDGRVFEVTAEKEVVWEWISPYFTEGRKTTNNMIYRAYRYPYDWVPQEEKPIEKEIKPLDIKTYRLENAGKFGAKTVVKVEGTIPYSVSDALCVAKIDESKKLNAEKLFTVNRNLFEEIVEDNKKVEKLELILFGAERCRHCKALHPVIEKVLESDLAKSIKAKYVDVDKNPEITEKYKVQGIPVIIITDGEKELSRKAGEKTYSELYSWLEELISKNVK from the coding sequence ATGGGATTACCAAGCATTTATCCAACAGGAGTAACAATATATAATCCAGAAAAATGTTGGAATGGATATAATTTAGTTCAAACAATAGAATCAGGAGCCTTATTATTTGATATGAATGGAAACGAAGTTAGAAGATGGGATCAGTTTCATGGTTTCCCTAATAAACTTCTTCCTAATGGAAATTTAATAGGATATTCTGGAGATAGAAATCCTAAATATGGTATGCAAGATGGACTTGATTTAGTTCAAATTGACTATGATGGAAATATTGTATGGAAGTTTGAAAAATTTGAATTTGTTGAAGATGAAGGTGAAGAACCAAGATGGATGGCAAGAACTCACCATGATTACCAAAGAGAAGGAAATCCTGTAGGTTACTATGTGCCTGGACAAATTCCTGAAGTTAATAAAGGAAACACTCTTATACTTGCTCACCAAACTCTTTATAATAAAAAAATAAGTGATAAAAAATTACTTGATGATGTTTTTTATGAAGTTGATTGGGAAGGAAATATACTTTGGCAATGGAATGCAAATGAGCATTTTGAAGAGATAGGATTTAGTGAAGATGCTAAGAAAACTCTATATGAAAATCCTAATGTCAGAGCTGCTGATGGTGGAGTTGGAGATTGGCTTCATATAAATTGTATGAGTTACTTAGGGCCTAATAAGCATTATGACAATGGCGATGAAAGATTTCATCCTGAAAATATTATTTTTGACAGTAGAGAAGCAAACTTTATTGCAATAATCTCAAAGAAAACTGGAAAAATAGTTTGGAAAATAGGTCCAAATTGGAATGATGATGATGTTAAACATATAGACTTTATCATAGGTCCACATCATGCTCACTTAATACCTCAAGGGCTACCTGGTGCAGGAAATATACTTGTTTTTGACAATGGTGGTTGGGGAGGATATGGGCTACCTAATCCCTCAAGTAAAAATGGTTTAAAAAATGCTTTAAGAGATTATTCAAGAGTTTTAGAAATAGATCCTATCACTTTAGAAATAGTTTGGGAATTTACTCCTGAATCTATTAAAGCAGCTATCCCTACTGATGCTGCAAAATTTTATAGTCCTTATGTAAGTTCAGCTCAAAGATTACCTAATGGAAACACTTTAATAGATGAAGGTTCAGATGGAAGAGTTTTTGAAGTTACTGCTGAAAAAGAAGTAGTTTGGGAATGGATATCTCCATACTTTACTGAAGGTAGAAAGACAACAAACAATATGATATACAGAGCATATAGATATCCTTATGACTGGGTTCCTCAAGAAGAAAAACCTATAGAAAAGGAAATAAAACCTCTTGATATTAAGACATACAGACTTGAAAATGCTGGAAAATTTGGAGCAAAAACTGTAGTAAAGGTAGAAGGAACTATCCCATATAGTGTAAGTGATGCCCTATGTGTTGCTAAGATAGATGAAAGTAAGAAACTAAATGCAGAAAAATTATTTACTGTAAACAGAAATCTTTTTGAAGAGATTGTTGAAGATAATAAAAAAGTTGAGAAATTAGAATTAATTTTATTTGGAGCTGAAAGATGTAGACATTGTAAGGCACTTCACCCTGTTATAGAAAAAGTGCTAGAAAGTGACTTAGCAAAATCTATAAAGGCTAAATATGTAGATGTTGATAAAAATCCTGAAATCACTGAAAAATATAAAGTTCAAGGTATTCCTGTAATCATAATTACAGATGGAGAAAAAGAGCTTTCAAGAAAAGCAGGTGAAAAAACTTATAGTGAATTATACTCTTGGTTAGAAGAGCTAATTAGTAAAAATGTTAAATAG
- a CDS encoding nitrite/sulfite reductase, with the protein MEKLEGLENIDKVEEFIKLTKAALKDEEKYKLWNASKSMYGIYGERDKGTYMVRPRFTESKISLDNLISFLDLAKRYGDKRLHLTTRQDIQLHGNKKEDLVNLLKELKSKGFLTKATGGDAARAVIAPPTTGFEEEIINVAPYSKAVTRLILETAAFMFLPRKFKVAFSNKEENNLYVKIADVGFEAIEKDGVKGFKVFGGGSLGINPREAIVLKDFIKPEEALYYVVAMRNLFNEHGDRKIRGKARLRFILIRLGEEEFLKLFNNYLDDLYKKVGDKYRNILLEEIEKYKNPYEVKPVKEKEKFIKKFNIVKGKIEGRYGYYIRLVKGDISLKEGEKLVEFLKNLNYKVEIRLTSHQELFIANLKRADVYALENLSSKYSKKRFFSSLSCIGNTICNPGILDTPPILEMILNYFKNKQRLASYLPKIQLSGCPNSCSAHQIAELGFQGKRKKDGAYFNVFVGGRFKTDGTITLNSSVGELKAETIPLFLEEMAKILKERKITYEDYSKQDEFIELVKKFEGVI; encoded by the coding sequence ATGGAAAAGCTAGAAGGTTTAGAGAACATAGATAAGGTAGAAGAGTTTATTAAACTTACTAAAGCTGCATTAAAAGATGAAGAAAAATATAAATTATGGAATGCTTCTAAGTCTATGTATGGTATCTATGGTGAAAGAGATAAAGGTACTTACATGGTAAGACCTAGATTTACAGAATCTAAAATAAGTTTAGATAATTTAATTTCCTTTTTGGACCTAGCTAAAAGATATGGTGATAAAAGACTACATCTAACAACAAGACAAGATATACAACTACATGGAAATAAAAAAGAAGATTTAGTCAATCTTTTAAAAGAATTAAAGTCTAAAGGTTTTCTAACTAAAGCAACAGGTGGAGATGCTGCAAGAGCTGTTATAGCTCCTCCAACAACAGGTTTTGAAGAAGAAATCATAAATGTTGCTCCTTATAGCAAGGCTGTTACTAGACTTATACTTGAAACAGCAGCCTTTATGTTCTTACCTAGAAAATTTAAAGTAGCTTTCTCTAATAAAGAAGAAAATAATCTTTATGTAAAAATTGCAGATGTAGGTTTTGAAGCTATTGAAAAAGATGGAGTAAAAGGTTTCAAAGTTTTTGGTGGAGGTAGTTTAGGAATAAATCCAAGAGAAGCTATAGTTCTTAAAGATTTTATAAAACCTGAGGAAGCTCTATATTATGTTGTAGCAATGAGAAATCTTTTCAATGAACATGGTGATAGAAAAATAAGAGGAAAAGCAAGACTTCGTTTTATTTTAATCAGATTAGGTGAAGAGGAATTCTTAAAACTATTTAATAACTATCTTGATGACTTATATAAAAAAGTTGGAGATAAATATAGAAATATTCTTCTTGAAGAAATAGAAAAATACAAGAATCCTTATGAAGTTAAGCCTGTAAAGGAAAAAGAAAAATTTATAAAAAAATTCAATATAGTAAAAGGAAAGATAGAAGGTAGATACGGATATTATATTCGTTTAGTTAAAGGAGATATAAGTTTAAAAGAAGGAGAGAAGTTAGTAGAATTTTTAAAAAATCTTAATTATAAAGTTGAAATTAGATTAACATCTCATCAAGAGTTATTTATAGCAAATTTGAAAAGAGCAGATGTTTATGCATTAGAAAACCTAAGTAGTAAATACTCTAAGAAAAGATTTTTTAGTTCTCTTTCTTGTATAGGGAATACTATCTGTAATCCAGGAATTTTAGATACACCTCCAATATTAGAAATGATTTTAAATTATTTTAAAAATAAACAAAGATTAGCTAGTTATTTACCAAAAATTCAATTATCTGGTTGTCCTAATTCTTGTTCAGCTCATCAAATAGCTGAGCTAGGATTTCAAGGTAAAAGAAAAAAAGATGGAGCATATTTCAATGTTTTTGTAGGTGGAAGATTTAAAACAGATGGCACTATAACATTGAATAGTTCAGTAGGAGAATTAAAAGCTGAGACTATACCTTTATTTCTCGAAGAAATGGCAAAAATATTAAAAGAAAGAAAAATAACTTATGAAGATTATTCAAAACAAGATGAATTTATAGAATTAGTAAAAAAATTTGAAGGAGTGATATAA
- a CDS encoding ABC transporter ATP-binding protein, whose product MSENIIKIKNISKKFQKNNEEVQILNDVNLDIKKGEFITIVGKSGCGKSTLLKLISGMVPITEGEILINGKSVNGVSKDCSMIFQDARLFPWLKIKDNVAIGLKNISSEEKNRIVLEYLELVGLKGVENSYPDQLSGGMAQRASIARGLALNSQIMLFDEPFSALDAMTKVQLQEELLKIHQEKGKTVILVTHDIEEAVYLGDRVVVMAANPGVIKDIINIDIEGRKDRTNTEFLSYKNKIYDYFFEDRNKNAVEYNI is encoded by the coding sequence ATGAGTGAAAATATAATAAAAATTAAAAATATTTCTAAGAAATTTCAGAAAAATAATGAAGAAGTTCAGATTTTAAATGATGTGAACTTGGATATAAAAAAAGGTGAATTTATAACTATAGTAGGAAAAAGTGGTTGTGGAAAAAGTACCTTATTAAAACTTATCTCAGGAATGGTTCCTATAACAGAAGGAGAAATATTAATAAATGGTAAGTCTGTAAATGGTGTAAGTAAAGATTGCTCTATGATATTTCAAGATGCAAGACTATTTCCTTGGCTTAAAATAAAAGATAACGTTGCTATAGGTTTAAAAAATATTTCATCAGAAGAAAAAAATAGAATAGTTCTTGAGTATCTTGAACTTGTTGGTCTAAAGGGAGTTGAAAATTCATATCCTGACCAACTATCTGGAGGTATGGCTCAAAGAGCATCAATAGCAAGAGGACTGGCTCTAAACTCTCAAATAATGTTATTTGATGAACCCTTTAGTGCCTTAGATGCAATGACAAAAGTTCAACTTCAAGAAGAACTTTTAAAAATTCATCAAGAAAAAGGAAAGACAGTTATACTTGTAACTCATGATATAGAAGAAGCAGTTTATTTAGGGGATAGAGTTGTTGTTATGGCTGCAAACCCTGGAGTTATAAAAGATATTATTAATATAGACATAGAAGGTAGAAAAGATAGAACAAATACAGAATTCTTATCATATAAAAATAAAATTTATGATTATTTCTTTGAGGATAGAAATAAGAATGCTGTTGAGTACAACATCTAA
- a CDS encoding MetQ/NlpA family ABC transporter substrate-binding protein: protein MKFTKLIGNVGAFLLLSVGALAGTIKVGATPVPHAEILELIKPDLKKQGVELKIVEFTDYVTPNLALADKEIDANFFQHKPYLDKFIEERKLNLVSIGNVHVEPLGLYSKKIKSINDLKKGDTIAIPNDPSNGGRALILLHNKGVITLKDPKNLFATEFDIVKNPKKIKFKPTEVAQLPRILPDVTAAIINGNYALQANLSPAKDSIILEGKESPYANILVVRKGDEKKEDIQKLLKALRSKKVKDYINKKYSDGSVVPAF, encoded by the coding sequence ATGAAATTTACAAAATTAATCGGAAATGTAGGAGCGTTTTTATTATTATCTGTGGGAGCATTAGCTGGAACAATTAAAGTAGGGGCAACACCTGTTCCTCATGCTGAAATATTAGAATTGATTAAACCTGATTTAAAGAAACAAGGAGTTGAATTAAAGATAGTTGAATTTACAGACTATGTAACACCTAATTTAGCATTAGCTGATAAAGAAATAGATGCTAACTTCTTTCAACACAAACCTTATCTTGATAAGTTCATTGAAGAAAGAAAATTAAATCTAGTTTCAATTGGAAATGTCCATGTTGAACCACTTGGATTATATTCTAAAAAAATTAAATCAATCAATGATTTAAAGAAAGGTGACACTATAGCAATTCCAAATGACCCATCAAATGGAGGAAGAGCATTAATCTTATTACACAATAAAGGAGTAATCACTTTAAAAGATCCTAAAAACTTATTTGCAACTGAATTTGATATAGTTAAAAACCCTAAAAAAATCAAATTTAAACCAACTGAAGTTGCACAATTACCAAGAATTTTACCTGATGTAACTGCTGCTATCATAAATGGAAACTATGCTTTACAAGCTAACTTATCACCAGCTAAAGACTCTATAATTTTAGAAGGTAAGGAATCTCCATATGCAAACATACTAGTTGTTCGTAAAGGTGATGAAAAGAAAGAAGATATACAAAAATTACTAAAAGCTCTTCGTAGTAAAAAAGTAAAAGACTATATCAATAAAAAATATAGTGATGGATCAGTTGTACCTGCATTCTAA